The window ATCTGCAATATAGATAGGCACGCCTAGTTTTTCAAATTCTTTTGCTACTGTGGTTTTACCACTACCAATTCCACCTGTAAGTCCAACTATTTTCATGTACTATACTATTAATTATGATTACTAACCTTCTATAACGGAAAGTTTATTCTGCAATAATAAATTCTATATAATCTTGCTTAATTTTATAATGCTTCACAGATTCTGGTTTTTTATCGAGCTCTGGGATTAAATAAGATTGTCCTTTTACTAATTTGCTATAGTCACAAATTACCCTAAAATCTTTGGCTTCTATAGTATTAAAATTAGCCAAACTTGTGTAATAAGAAACGTTTACTTTTTTAGGGAAGTGCTTTAACTTTACATCTATGGGCACATTAATTATTTGTACCGTAATTGGCAATGTACCTTCCGTATATTTTTCCACTTTAGCTTTAAGAGCAACTTTATTTACAGAAAACTTTAAATCATTATCTAAACCTTGAAAATTTAAATTTGTGAATTTTGAAATGTTCTGTTTTACATTCGTTAAAACAACAGTGTCTGTTTCTATTTTATCTATTTTATCTAGGATGGCCTTTGCTCCTATAATTTTAATTGAATCAGGCTCTAAAACAATAGTATTGGTAAGGTTGTAACCAGGACTATAACTTATTTTTGAGAGTAATTTAACAGGAACCGTTTTAACGGCATTGACATCATAAGTAAACCATAAACTATCTGGAACGATATTAACAAGCTCTATATTTTTATTAAATTGTTTATGCAATGCAGAAAACCCTTTGTTTTTACTCCAGATATAAGCAGAATCTGTTTTATCGATATGTTTCGAAAAATCGATGCTAATTTTAGGTTTAGAAAAATGGTATTGTAACAAATCGAAACCATAGGTTTTTAAAGTAATTTCTAACACTTGACTGCTATCATTAATAATGACTTCCTCTTCTGGAATATTGATTTTATCAATAGTAAAAACAAAGGTATTTGTGTAACTCTTAGATAATTTTGTAAGTAATAAAATTCCAAAAGCTAATGCTAAAAACAATAAAAAGATATTGATCTTCTTAGTCTTTATAAAGGAT is drawn from Lacinutrix sp. WUR7 and contains these coding sequences:
- a CDS encoding CdaR family protein produces the protein MIKKIKSEILSFIKTKKINIFLLFLALAFGILLLTKLSKSYTNTFVFTIDKINIPEEEVIINDSSQVLEITLKTYGFDLLQYHFSKPKISIDFSKHIDKTDSAYIWSKNKGFSALHKQFNKNIELVNIVPDSLWFTYDVNAVKTVPVKLLSKISYSPGYNLTNTIVLEPDSIKIIGAKAILDKIDKIETDTVVLTNVKQNISKFTNLNFQGLDNDLKFSVNKVALKAKVEKYTEGTLPITVQIINVPIDVKLKHFPKKVNVSYYTSLANFNTIEAKDFRVICDYSKLVKGQSYLIPELDKKPESVKHYKIKQDYIEFIIAE